The following are encoded together in the Oscarella lobularis chromosome 10, ooOscLobu1.1, whole genome shotgun sequence genome:
- the LOC136192092 gene encoding DNA-directed RNA polymerase III subunit RPC7-like, whose amino-acid sequence MAGRGKRGKSQISQLSDSLGVRRGDLPPPPERPPPLYPPLEFQPCPLHELEADKYMLTVKQQMRSSMQGLPYFVRPALKKADVERFSDRLHAQSHVSDQILDWKPDWRFFPKELKMKTRDPESSAAAINQDTVRPRIDIASTRKRKKERTSSSAEETFKRTKVEDEVQKKLEILEEKGDKDEQKREDESAAEADDYDEEEEEETDYNIPYFDNGEDYIGFEDEDGLEDGASYY is encoded by the exons ATGGCCGGACGTGGAAAGCGAGGAAAGAGCCAAATTTCCCAGCTGTCCGACTCGTTGGGAGTCAGACGAGGAGATCTACCACCCCCGCCGGAAAGGCCGCCACCTCTCTATCCC CCGCTCGAGTTCCAGCCGTGTCCCCTGCACGAATTAGAAGCGGACAAGTATATGTTGACGGTGAAACAGCAAATGAGATCGTCAATGCAAGGATTACCCTATTTCGTTCGTCCTGCGCTGAAGAAAGCCG atgTCGAACGATTTTCCGATCGATTGCACGCTCAGAGTCACGTGTCGGATCAAATTTTGGACTGGAAACCAG ATTGGAGATTCTTTCCAAAGGAgttgaaaatgaaaacgagAGACCCCGAGAGTTCTGCAGCAG CAATAAATCAAGATACTGTTCGACCTCGCATTGACAttgcttcgacgagaaagagaaagaaagaaagaacgtCGAGCAGTGCAGAAGAGACCTTCAAAAGAACTAAAGTAGAAGACGAagtacagaaaaaattagag atattagaagaaaaaggagacaaagacGAGCAGAAAAGGGAAGACGAAAGCGCAGCTGAAGCAGATGActacgacgaagaggaggaagag GAGACAGACTACAATATTCCCTATTTTGATAACGGAGAAGATTATATTGGATTCGAAGATGAAGACGGGCTCGAAGACGGGGCATCATATTATTGA
- the LOC136192088 gene encoding lysM and putative peptidoglycan-binding domain-containing protein 4-like, which translates to MSLRHVPTDVSAARELAFGPSFAQNKPSSSIYVFGSDDSTAVARHANPDARETIQMTEFKARPAVVASRNHEANPGAGIGVTLIEHELSRNDTLPGLALRFACTVGQIKAANGLMADQDFKLLQKIKIPVRKHGILEEQYKKDVSAAAYAKSAIAAEEGKVEEEEEGGSGSDTDVDMDQERPVIKTISIRSHMRATPSLSSTGKQTLSFLQKMDQDLKEIRKFEQKSLVGDNWDDDDDDNDDARLSRVLRAPLIRPLRVDHRNESDMNEARMCGINWKILIGVLVLIFIIGPTLIAVGFIDPFENENPSGSTSG; encoded by the exons ATGTCACTTCGTCACGTTCCGACCGACGTGTCGGCGGCGCGAGAATTGGCATTCGGGCCCTCTTTCGCCCAAAACAAACCGTCCAGCTCGATTTACGTATTCGgaagcgacgattcgacggcaGTCGCTCGCCACGCCAACCCGGAcgcgcgcgaaacgattcaaaTGACCGAATTCAAGGCGCGccccgccgtcgtcgccagtCGAAACCACGAAGCAAATCCGGGTGCCGGCATCGGAGTGACGCTCATCGAACACGAATTGAGTCGAAACGACACGTTGCCCGGATTGGCATTGCGATTCGCGTGCACG GTCGGTCAGATCAAAGCGGCCAATGGGCTCATGGCTGATCAAGATTTCAAATTATTGCAAAAAATTAAGATACCCGTACGTAAGCATGGAATTCTAGAGGAACAGTATAAGAAAGACGTTAGCGCCGCTGCCTATGCAAAGTCTGCAAtagcagcagaagaagggaaagtagaagaagaagaagaggggGGAAGTGGAAGTGATACGGATGTAGATATGGATCAGGAGAGACCCGTCATAAAAACAATTAGTATACGTTCTCATATGCGAGCCACGCCCTCTCTTAGTAGCACCGGAAAACAAACTCTTTCCTTTCTACAAAAAATGGATCAAGatttgaaagaaattcgaaaatTCGAACAAAAATCATTAGTAGGAGATAATTgggatgatgacgatgatgataatgatgacGCAAGATTATCACGTGTTCTAAGAGCACCTCTAATTCGTCCTCTAAGAGTTGACCATAGGAATGAATCTGATATGAATGAAGCGAGAATGTGTGGGATAAATTGGAAGATCTTAATTGGCGTATTGGTATTGATATTTATAATTGGTCCAACTCTTATTGCAGTCGGATTTATTGACCCctttgaaaatgaaaatccCAGTGGTAGCACTAGCGGATGA
- the LOC136192093 gene encoding swi5-dependent recombination DNA repair protein 1 homolog: MTSYASPLAAHVMNEKKFCVRGKTYVVTWRRAEENEAKRAKMSSEGETMAEKRDLEKKIKAHEEKLRKLKLTKLYRQKHDFDEMEDLITKWREASQNAATELYQHFKSINSEITLGNLLKNYHIDFETIGYSEEDEEFV; the protein is encoded by the exons atgacgtcatacgcgTCACCTCTTGCAGCGCACGTTATGAATGAAAAGAAGTTCTGCGTTCGCGGCAAAACCTACGTAGTTACGTGGAGAAGAGCTG AAGAGAATGAGGCCAAAAGGGCGAAAATGAGTTCGGAAGGCGAGACGATGGCCGAAAAACGAGATctggaaaagaaaataaaggCGCACGAAGAGAAACTAAGAAAGCTCAAGCTAACAAAGTTATACAGACAAAAG cacgatttcgacgaaatgGAGGATCTCATCACAAAATGGCGCGAAGCTAGTCAGAACGCCGCAACAGAACTCTATCAACATTTCAAATCCATAAATTCCGAAATCACACTAGGAAACTTACTAAAGAATTATCACATTGATTTCGAAACAATTGGATACtcggaagaagacgaagaattcgtatga